The following are from one region of the Paenibacillus sp. KS-LC4 genome:
- a CDS encoding polyphosphate polymerase domain-containing protein: protein MAIEVFNRYENKYLLDSAAYRHFYLQLLEYMELDDYNKQHEFYSITNLYYDTEHDALIRNSLSKPKYKEKLRLRAYGTPKEDAKVYLEIKKKVFGLVNKRRTGLKLNEAYEFVRTGLQPELQGYMNKQVLQEITYFLQQYELQPKLYLGYDRKALFSKENRDLRITFDTNINCRRYDLRLESGNYGEPLLEPGQWLMEVKAEKTIPMWLSRMLSEHQLYRTSFSKYGNEYKKMLKNSKLEMESVLYA, encoded by the coding sequence ATGGCTATTGAGGTTTTCAACCGATATGAAAACAAATATTTGCTCGACAGTGCGGCCTACCGCCATTTCTACCTTCAACTGCTGGAATATATGGAGTTGGATGATTACAACAAGCAGCATGAATTTTACTCCATTACGAACCTGTATTATGACACCGAGCATGATGCCTTGATTCGCAACAGCTTGTCCAAGCCGAAATATAAGGAAAAGCTGCGCCTGAGGGCTTACGGTACGCCTAAAGAGGACGCGAAGGTTTATCTGGAAATTAAGAAAAAGGTGTTTGGGCTTGTTAATAAAAGAAGAACGGGACTGAAGCTGAACGAAGCCTATGAATTTGTCCGTACTGGACTTCAGCCAGAGCTGCAAGGGTACATGAACAAGCAGGTGTTGCAGGAAATTACCTATTTTCTACAGCAATATGAATTGCAGCCTAAATTATATTTAGGCTATGACCGCAAGGCGCTGTTCAGCAAAGAGAATCGCGACCTCCGCATTACCTTCGATACGAATATTAATTGCCGGCGATATGATCTGAGGCTTGAGAGCGGCAATTATGGCGAACCGCTGCTGGAGCCTGGACAATGGCTCATGGAAGTGAAGGCAGAGAAGACGATCCCAATGTGGCTGTCGAGAATGCTGTCTGAGCATCAGTTGTACCGCACAAGCTTTTCGAAATACGGCAATGAATATAAAAAAATGCTGAAAAACAGCAAGCTAGAAATGGAGAGTGTCCTTTATGCTTGA
- a CDS encoding DUF4956 domain-containing protein, with protein sequence MLDSLFSTTLTTENLTFSSAVITILLALVLGGMISYTYMKTNPNGYSQSFTLTMVLLPVIVAIIILLIGSNIARAFSLAGAFSIIRFRSAPGDPKDITFVLFTMAAGLACGVGSFGYAVLFTIILCVLMVILNRVKFGVRKTLQKVLKVTIPENLGYEEAFAEVFAEFKVGYTLSKIRTTELGSLYELVYTVTIDEQTNQKEFMDAIRCRNGNLDISLTMSPTANDY encoded by the coding sequence ATGCTTGATTCCTTATTTTCCACAACGCTCACGACAGAAAATTTGACCTTTAGCTCAGCCGTTATCACGATTTTGTTAGCCCTTGTTCTTGGGGGAATGATCAGCTACACCTATATGAAAACGAATCCGAATGGCTACTCGCAAAGCTTTACACTGACGATGGTGCTGCTGCCCGTCATAGTCGCTATTATCATTTTGCTTATCGGCAGCAACATTGCCAGGGCGTTCAGCCTTGCAGGAGCCTTCTCCATTATCCGGTTTAGAAGTGCGCCGGGCGACCCTAAAGACATCACCTTTGTATTATTCACTATGGCAGCAGGGCTTGCCTGCGGAGTCGGTTCATTCGGTTACGCGGTATTGTTCACGATTATCCTTTGTGTACTGATGGTTATTCTTAACCGCGTGAAATTTGGGGTAAGAAAGACGCTGCAAAAAGTGCTTAAAGTCACGATCCCGGAAAATCTCGGGTATGAAGAAGCATTTGCTGAGGTGTTTGCTGAGTTCAAAGTGGGCTACACGCTTAGCAAAATTCGGACGACTGAGCTAGGCAGCTTATATGAGCTGGTTTACACCGTTACTATTGATGAGCAGACGAACCAGAAGGAATTTATGGATGCTATTCGTTGCAGAAACGGAAATCTGGACATTTCATTAACGATGAGTCCAACTGCGAATGACTATTAA
- a CDS encoding carbohydrate-binding domain-containing protein has product MKKNKFRELLSALLICSVVLSACSTSSQASTTASAVTTSATTAAAAASSQSSETTAAALPANVAVSDVVTFDEADKAVEWSAKTSTTIKLNGTSATVTGSGAKASGGSVTISAAGTYVLSGKLSDGQVIIDVQDKGDVHLVLNGVDIHDNDSAGIYIKEAGNVVMTLEEGTENSVSDGETYVFADGETDEPSAAIFSKADLVINGTGKLTVAASYNDGITSKDDLKIVSGTIDITAADDGIVGKDMVAIADGTVTIKVEGDGIKSTNDTDEGRGFIAIADGTFTIEAGNDGIQAETALIVDGGTFNLLTGGGSVNGEVKQEEGPGGMGMQRGGMNATSATGTSTDAGETATATTETETPSTKGLKAGGDVTVNGGTFDIDSADDALHSNSNVTVTGGELEIATGDDGIHADALVTITGGSINITKSYEGIEGANITISGGEAHVVASDDGINVAGGSDETTAGGRADQFSVSSSNLLTISGGYVSVDAAGDGLDSNGSITMTGGTVIVNGPTMNGNGALDYDGTFNISGGTLVAAGSSGMAQATTDTSSQFTISMTYSQTQQAGTLVHLQDSEGNTIMTFAPSKNYQSVVISSPELAKGASYTLYTGGSSAGTDADGMYTDGDYTGGTKVTDFEISSSVTWLNESGVTTASSGGGFGGRGGGGRPQGGGR; this is encoded by the coding sequence ATGAAAAAGAATAAATTTCGTGAGCTACTAAGTGCTTTGCTCATTTGCTCGGTCGTATTGTCGGCTTGCAGCACCTCATCGCAAGCATCAACAACAGCATCTGCGGTGACTACATCGGCTACTACCGCAGCAGCGGCGGCGAGTTCTCAAAGCAGTGAGACCACTGCTGCTGCCTTGCCAGCAAATGTTGCCGTATCGGACGTAGTGACGTTTGACGAGGCAGACAAGGCTGTAGAGTGGAGCGCCAAGACGTCGACGACGATCAAGCTGAATGGAACAAGCGCAACCGTTACTGGCTCAGGAGCAAAAGCTTCGGGCGGCTCCGTAACTATTTCCGCAGCTGGCACTTATGTTCTGAGCGGCAAGCTTAGCGACGGGCAGGTTATCATAGATGTTCAGGACAAAGGGGACGTTCATCTTGTGCTGAATGGCGTTGATATTCATGATAACGATAGCGCTGGAATCTACATCAAGGAAGCGGGCAATGTTGTCATGACGCTGGAGGAGGGTACAGAAAATTCAGTATCCGATGGTGAAACCTACGTATTCGCAGATGGTGAAACGGATGAGCCAAGCGCGGCTATTTTCAGCAAAGCAGATCTGGTGATTAATGGTACAGGCAAGCTGACGGTAGCGGCAAGCTACAATGATGGCATTACAAGCAAAGACGATTTGAAAATCGTCTCGGGAACCATCGACATTACGGCAGCGGATGACGGTATTGTCGGTAAGGATATGGTTGCGATAGCGGATGGCACAGTGACGATTAAAGTCGAAGGAGACGGCATTAAATCGACGAATGACACCGATGAGGGGCGTGGATTTATTGCCATTGCGGATGGCACATTTACGATTGAAGCTGGCAATGATGGCATTCAAGCTGAAACAGCGCTAATTGTGGATGGCGGCACCTTTAATCTCTTAACAGGTGGAGGCAGTGTGAACGGTGAGGTGAAGCAGGAGGAAGGACCAGGCGGAATGGGCATGCAACGAGGAGGAATGAATGCCACTTCGGCAACAGGCACGTCAACTGACGCTGGGGAGACAGCAACAGCGACAACTGAAACGGAAACGCCGAGCACGAAAGGTCTGAAGGCAGGCGGCGATGTGACCGTGAATGGAGGCACCTTTGACATTGACTCCGCAGACGATGCCCTGCACAGCAACAGCAATGTGACGGTAACAGGAGGCGAGCTGGAAATCGCGACTGGCGATGATGGCATTCACGCTGATGCTCTAGTTACCATTACGGGTGGAAGCATTAATATTACGAAAAGCTATGAAGGCATTGAAGGGGCGAATATTACAATCTCTGGCGGCGAAGCGCATGTGGTTGCTTCCGATGACGGCATTAACGTAGCGGGCGGCAGTGATGAGACGACAGCAGGTGGCCGAGCTGATCAGTTCAGCGTATCCTCAAGCAATCTGCTTACGATTAGCGGTGGGTATGTAAGTGTGGATGCAGCAGGCGATGGACTTGATTCGAACGGCTCGATTACGATGACGGGTGGCACGGTTATTGTGAACGGCCCAACGATGAACGGCAATGGTGCATTGGACTACGACGGCACCTTTAACATTAGCGGAGGAACGCTGGTGGCAGCAGGAAGCTCGGGAATGGCTCAGGCCACGACGGATACGTCAAGCCAATTCACCATTAGCATGACGTATTCCCAAACTCAGCAAGCTGGTACGCTCGTCCATTTGCAGGATAGCGAAGGCAACACGATTATGACCTTTGCGCCTTCGAAAAACTATCAATCTGTAGTGATTAGCTCACCTGAGCTTGCGAAGGGCGCTTCTTACACCCTCTACACAGGTGGAAGCTCGGCCGGCACGGATGCAGATGGCATGTATACTGATGGCGACTATACAGGCGGAACGAAAGTGACCGATTTTGAAATATCAAGCAGCGTCACTTGGTTGAATGAATCTGGCGTAACGACTGCCAGCAGCGGAGGCGGCTTTGGCGGTAGAGGCGGTGGTGGAAGACCCCAAGGCGGAGGCAGATAA
- a CDS encoding NCS2 family permease translates to MEQFFRLKEHGTNIRTEIMAGLTTFMTMAYILAVNPIVLTPAGFDWGAVFLATALSAGIFTIAMGLFVNFPVALAPGMGLNAYFAATVISSQATGKPISIAMGLTAVFISGIIFIILTVTQIRQMLITAVPDSLKHAITVGIGLFIAIIGLKGSGIMTIAVSSFTDIKQGAYTDVSGSETVIHLGSLHNGTVALTVIALFIIGIMMVLRIPGAILWGILLTTAVAIVIGQVNISETLSGQTWVPDFSKMNLFHFDFPGVLEVGLVTVILTFTFVELFDTFGTLVGTANRAGYMKDPVEGKKRIGKAMFVDAIGVSGGAMLGTSTVTAYVESSSGIAQGGRTGLTSVTTGICFLLAVFLSPLVALVPPAATNAALIIVGVLMMQSIKEIDFTDMVYAIPSFLTLALMPFTYNIANGISFGIVSYVVLASVANLSGKAKEKYQIHWLMWILAVLVICRYVFMGGE, encoded by the coding sequence ATGGAACAATTTTTTCGCTTGAAAGAGCATGGTACGAACATTCGTACGGAAATTATGGCAGGACTAACGACCTTCATGACGATGGCGTACATACTGGCTGTTAATCCGATTGTGCTCACACCAGCCGGATTTGACTGGGGAGCCGTGTTTTTGGCTACAGCGCTGTCAGCAGGTATTTTTACGATTGCGATGGGACTGTTCGTTAATTTCCCCGTAGCTCTCGCGCCCGGAATGGGACTCAATGCGTATTTCGCAGCTACGGTTATTTCTTCACAGGCGACTGGAAAGCCGATTTCCATCGCAATGGGACTTACAGCGGTATTTATTTCGGGTATTATCTTTATCATTTTGACCGTAACTCAAATTCGGCAAATGCTCATTACAGCTGTGCCGGACAGCCTTAAGCATGCGATCACCGTCGGTATCGGCTTGTTTATCGCGATTATCGGCCTTAAGGGCAGCGGCATTATGACGATTGCCGTATCCAGCTTCACAGATATTAAGCAGGGCGCTTATACCGACGTATCGGGATCGGAGACGGTCATTCATCTTGGCAGCCTGCACAATGGCACAGTAGCGCTTACGGTTATTGCCCTGTTCATTATCGGAATTATGATGGTGCTTCGCATTCCTGGCGCGATTTTGTGGGGTATTTTGCTCACGACGGCTGTTGCGATTGTAATTGGTCAAGTAAACATCAGCGAGACGCTTAGCGGACAAACATGGGTGCCTGATTTTTCAAAAATGAATTTGTTCCACTTTGATTTCCCTGGCGTGCTGGAAGTGGGCCTCGTGACCGTCATTTTGACGTTTACGTTCGTCGAGCTGTTCGATACGTTCGGAACGCTCGTCGGCACAGCGAACCGCGCTGGCTATATGAAAGATCCGGTAGAAGGCAAGAAGCGCATCGGTAAAGCGATGTTCGTGGATGCTATCGGCGTTAGCGGCGGGGCTATGCTCGGAACGAGCACAGTGACAGCTTATGTGGAAAGCTCCTCAGGCATCGCGCAGGGCGGACGTACAGGGCTAACTTCGGTTACGACGGGTATTTGCTTCCTGCTCGCGGTATTCCTGTCGCCGCTCGTTGCACTCGTGCCGCCAGCAGCTACGAATGCTGCTCTCATTATCGTCGGCGTGCTGATGATGCAGTCGATTAAGGAAATTGATTTTACGGATATGGTTTATGCGATTCCGTCCTTCCTGACGCTCGCTCTGATGCCATTTACGTACAATATCGCAAACGGCATTTCGTTCGGTATCGTATCGTATGTTGTATTGGCCTCGGTTGCTAACCTGTCTGGCAAAGCGAAAGAGAAATACCAAATTCACTGGCTCATGTGGATACTCGCGGTGCTCGTCATTTGTCGCTACGTATTTATGGGCGGCGAATAA
- a CDS encoding phosphodiester glycosidase family protein, producing MNVSVKALNRTMLLACTPFLGMLLWLLLSEVVVELSTAAFPVHDAEAQRQEPAAFTSKTAAGLEQARTTAEATGKLIKKEIALYNRTNAEMKQIASTAAAQARIPLDIYDQLITSKLGAPSASVNTDKLRAQLFRIKTQNFQSYAVKIELKSDDAMKMALGGDKYGGAETTLAAVKRFGAYIGINAGGFADAQGVRYPLSTTMIDGEYVNGFEPSFADLFFVGLNEDNKLVGGKFTSKAQLDSEHMKFGASFVPVLLQNGAAMPIPDKWKNSPKRAPRTVIASYKDNQLLLLVADGYNENGSSGATLEELQILLKRYGAVNGFNLDGGGSSSLIWNGSVINSPSDRQLRKLPTNFLFFK from the coding sequence ATGAATGTATCCGTAAAAGCACTGAATAGGACGATGCTGCTCGCGTGTACCCCTTTTCTCGGCATGCTGCTTTGGCTGCTGCTGTCGGAGGTGGTCGTTGAGCTGTCTACAGCTGCTTTTCCCGTTCACGATGCCGAAGCACAGCGGCAGGAGCCAGCAGCCTTCACCTCGAAGACAGCGGCGGGACTGGAGCAGGCTCGAACAACAGCCGAGGCGACAGGAAAGTTGATAAAGAAGGAAATCGCGCTGTATAACCGAACAAATGCAGAGATGAAGCAAATCGCCAGCACCGCAGCCGCCCAAGCCCGCATTCCGCTTGATATTTACGACCAGCTCATTACGAGCAAGCTTGGAGCACCGTCGGCTTCCGTTAATACGGACAAGCTTCGCGCCCAGCTCTTCCGTATCAAGACGCAAAACTTTCAAAGCTACGCGGTGAAAATCGAGCTGAAATCAGACGATGCGATGAAAATGGCGCTCGGCGGCGACAAATATGGCGGTGCCGAGACGACGCTCGCAGCAGTGAAGCGTTTCGGCGCGTATATCGGCATCAATGCCGGAGGCTTCGCAGACGCTCAGGGCGTTCGCTACCCGCTGAGCACGACGATGATTGACGGCGAATATGTGAATGGCTTTGAGCCATCGTTTGCCGATTTATTTTTTGTCGGCTTGAATGAGGATAACAAGCTCGTAGGCGGAAAATTTACCAGCAAGGCGCAGCTCGACAGCGAGCATATGAAATTTGGCGCTTCATTCGTGCCTGTCCTGCTGCAAAATGGTGCCGCCATGCCGATTCCCGACAAGTGGAAAAACAGCCCGAAACGCGCACCGCGCACGGTCATCGCAAGCTACAAGGACAATCAACTGCTCCTTCTCGTCGCCGATGGCTATAACGAGAATGGCAGCTCCGGCGCGACGCTTGAGGAACTGCAAATTTTACTTAAGCGCTACGGCGCCGTTAATGGCTTTAATCTCGATGGCGGCGGCTCCTCGTCGCTGATCTGGAACGGCAGCGTCATTAATAGTCCTTCTGATCGCCAGCTTCGCAAGCTGCCAACGAACTTCCTCTTTTTCAAATAA
- the msrB gene encoding peptide-methionine (R)-S-oxide reductase MsrB, translating into MSVELNENQNESPSYEKAIFAGGCFWCMVSPFEEMPGIIEVVSGYTGGHVPNPTYEQVCSETTGHTEAVQITFDPAIFPYEKLLEVFWQQIDPTDLAGQFADRGNSYRPGIFYYSEEQREKAEASKKALAASGRFDKPIVTPIEPAEPFYLAEDYHQGFYRSNPQRYKSYRKGSGREDFLAHHWQYKKSLSELKERLTPIQFEVTQNSGTERAFTGEYWDHKEEGIYVDIVSGEPLFSSRDKFDSGCGWPSFTKPIQESKVTEHRDISHFMIRTEVRSKAADSHLGHVFNDGPGPNGLRYCINSAALRFIPKDQLEAEGYKEYAYML; encoded by the coding sequence ATGTCAGTTGAGTTGAACGAAAACCAGAATGAGTCACCATCCTATGAAAAGGCGATATTCGCCGGGGGCTGCTTCTGGTGCATGGTTTCTCCATTCGAGGAGATGCCCGGCATTATTGAGGTAGTATCGGGCTATACAGGCGGCCATGTGCCCAATCCAACCTATGAGCAGGTCTGCTCGGAGACGACAGGCCATACCGAAGCGGTGCAAATTACATTTGATCCGGCGATTTTTCCCTATGAGAAGCTGCTTGAGGTTTTCTGGCAGCAGATCGACCCGACAGATCTGGCTGGCCAGTTCGCGGATCGCGGCAACTCGTATCGTCCCGGCATCTTTTATTATAGCGAGGAACAACGGGAGAAGGCGGAAGCCTCGAAGAAGGCGCTTGCTGCAAGCGGCCGGTTCGATAAGCCCATTGTAACGCCGATTGAACCGGCCGAGCCTTTTTATTTGGCGGAGGATTATCACCAGGGCTTCTATCGTTCCAATCCGCAGCGCTACAAATCTTACCGCAAAGGCTCTGGACGCGAGGATTTTCTCGCACACCATTGGCAATATAAGAAGAGTCTGAGTGAGCTGAAGGAACGTCTGACGCCGATTCAGTTCGAAGTAACACAAAACAGCGGTACCGAGCGGGCATTTACCGGTGAATACTGGGATCACAAGGAAGAAGGCATCTATGTAGATATCGTATCGGGAGAGCCGCTCTTCAGCTCGCGCGATAAATTCGATTCAGGCTGCGGCTGGCCTAGCTTTACGAAGCCGATTCAGGAATCGAAAGTTACGGAGCACCGCGATATTAGTCATTTTATGATCCGTACGGAAGTTCGCAGCAAGGCGGCTGATTCGCATCTGGGGCATGTTTTTAATGACGGCCCGGGACCAAACGGCTTGCGCTACTGCATTAATTCGGCAGCTCTTCGTTTTATTCCAAAGGATCAACTTGAGGCAGAGGGCTACAAGGAATATGCTTATATGCTGTAA
- a CDS encoding ABC transporter permease has translation MVDFLLFPHPSYFNFVASFSGEVKNRFLTYTRMRRQISKTLFIKLTANSILTFSFFFVLIFILFLFAFYIEPHLGIAKYDPEGYGLIKDTLAAETYTRRTFTQLLKFGTFTYGFHYSFWVGLNAALHSAIGFYLVLLVRNRFLALSLPFIFYVISSYALAALGLESYRLNYLIFPFDRSQDPIWTAIVPFAILVATLIALMLYVKRNTSKVDSMT, from the coding sequence ATGGTAGACTTCCTATTATTTCCCCATCCTAGCTATTTTAATTTTGTAGCTTCTTTTTCGGGAGAAGTTAAGAATCGCTTTCTGACCTATACCCGTATGCGTAGACAGATAAGCAAAACGTTATTCATTAAATTAACGGCCAATTCCATTCTTACTTTTTCATTCTTTTTTGTTTTGATTTTCATTTTATTTCTTTTTGCTTTTTACATTGAACCACATCTGGGGATTGCTAAGTATGACCCCGAAGGTTATGGTTTGATAAAAGATACATTAGCAGCAGAAACCTATACTCGTCGTACGTTTACACAGCTTTTAAAATTCGGAACTTTCACATACGGTTTCCATTACTCATTCTGGGTAGGATTGAATGCAGCTTTACATTCAGCAATTGGTTTCTATTTGGTCTTACTTGTTAGAAATCGTTTTCTCGCTTTATCTCTCCCCTTCATTTTTTATGTAATCTCTAGTTATGCACTTGCAGCTTTAGGGTTGGAATCTTACCGACTTAATTATTTAATTTTCCCATTTGACCGTTCTCAAGATCCTATATGGACTGCGATTGTGCCATTTGCAATTCTTGTTGCTACGCTTATAGCATTAATGTTATATGTTAAGCGAAATACTTCGAAAGTAGACAGTATGACATGA
- a CDS encoding nitroreductase has protein sequence MQVEEAIRGRRSIGRVKQDKVDRRLIEKLLEAASWAPSHHNTQPWKFIVMTGEGRAKLGEGYARVALASLETGIGTALEDRLAKERSKAYRAPVVIGVVCSPAEDPRAVYAEELAAAQAAVQNLLLAAHANGLGAIWRSGEPMYHPLMKDTFGLDAEEQFVALIYLGYPDMQPLEAKRTSISDKTLWLEG, from the coding sequence ATGCAAGTAGAAGAGGCTATACGGGGAAGACGTTCAATCGGAAGGGTCAAGCAGGACAAGGTTGATCGCCGGCTCATCGAAAAGCTGCTGGAGGCGGCCAGTTGGGCGCCGAGTCACCATAATACGCAGCCATGGAAATTTATCGTCATGACAGGAGAGGGACGCGCCAAGCTGGGCGAAGGGTATGCGCGTGTTGCGCTTGCTTCGCTTGAGACTGGCATCGGAACCGCTTTGGAGGATCGTCTGGCGAAGGAGCGTTCCAAAGCTTATCGCGCACCTGTCGTCATTGGCGTCGTATGCTCGCCAGCAGAGGACCCGCGTGCTGTCTATGCAGAAGAGCTGGCGGCGGCGCAGGCCGCTGTGCAAAACCTGCTGCTCGCTGCCCATGCGAATGGGCTGGGCGCCATCTGGCGCTCAGGCGAGCCCATGTACCATCCGCTGATGAAGGATACATTTGGTCTTGATGCGGAGGAGCAGTTTGTTGCCCTTATTTATCTCGGATATCCAGATATGCAGCCGCTGGAGGCGAAGCGGACATCCATTTCTGACAAAACGCTGTGGCTGGAGGGGTAA
- a CDS encoding histidine kinase, which produces MNSRLNILSWSSIRTRLITSVLLFTLPLIVLLLYNSFYSIDVVRNQVASSNRNMMTLYMDQIDQSLEDVDQYVNSIAAVDPDLLVMGTTRQPDEYYMAKISLSNKLSQALAIYKSMDAFFVYSDQEKELMLSPQVSRPFGEREKMRGFLNQLMLDKDSNGRLLHTADWKITQLDNQFYIYHIVESGGSYIGAWVNANRLIGGLGLIDLGEKGQSLLTTSDGIPLTTSSLFQELGIELNHSLANYYITGDQTRFLVVGSPSLRGDFNLVAVIPDEKILENLPYLRSLITFVALGSLIILPLGLLMLRREILLPLNRILAAMKRIREGNLDVRIKAAPSAEEFQLVNETFNTMMADIQQLRIDVYEEQLSKQKVELQHLQLQINPHFFMNSLNMMYSLAQVRNYELIQELTLCLVGYFRYMFRSNLSFVTLKQELDHVSNYIRIQELRYPDSLTSSMEAPDYMMNASLPPLIIQSLVENAVKYAVTLDEAVHIHIRIELLDTTDEPKMRMIVQDTGKGFNEEVLKELQEGRKFIREQGGQVGIWNICERLRLLYEGRAQISFANAHGGGAIVEIILPMNAETEHS; this is translated from the coding sequence ATGAACAGTCGTTTGAACATTTTATCGTGGAGCTCAATCCGAACGAGATTGATCACCAGCGTTTTACTATTTACACTGCCGCTCATTGTGTTGCTTCTATATAACAGCTTTTATTCGATTGATGTCGTGCGCAATCAAGTGGCCAGCTCAAACCGAAATATGATGACCTTGTATATGGATCAGATCGATCAGAGCCTTGAGGATGTAGATCAATACGTGAATAGCATCGCCGCTGTTGATCCGGATTTGCTGGTAATGGGCACGACAAGGCAGCCGGACGAATATTATATGGCGAAAATCAGCCTGTCCAACAAGCTGTCGCAGGCGCTGGCGATTTATAAAAGCATGGATGCTTTTTTCGTATATTCGGATCAGGAGAAGGAATTAATGCTTAGTCCGCAGGTGAGCAGACCTTTTGGGGAGCGGGAGAAAATGCGGGGGTTTTTGAATCAGCTCATGCTCGACAAGGACAGTAATGGAAGACTGCTGCATACCGCCGATTGGAAAATTACGCAGTTGGATAATCAATTTTATATTTATCATATCGTGGAATCGGGCGGCAGCTATATTGGTGCCTGGGTTAATGCCAATCGCTTAATTGGCGGGCTGGGATTGATTGATTTAGGTGAGAAGGGGCAGTCGCTGTTGACGACGAGCGATGGAATCCCGCTAACGACGTCTAGTCTATTTCAGGAGCTTGGCATTGAGCTTAATCACAGCTTGGCTAATTATTATATAACCGGGGATCAAACCCGGTTTCTTGTCGTCGGATCTCCCTCGCTTCGGGGGGATTTTAATCTGGTAGCCGTTATACCGGATGAAAAAATACTTGAAAATCTCCCTTATTTGCGTAGCCTGATTACCTTTGTAGCTCTAGGCTCGCTCATCATTTTACCGCTCGGACTGCTGATGCTGCGCCGAGAAATATTGCTCCCGCTGAACCGGATTTTGGCGGCGATGAAGCGGATACGTGAAGGCAATCTGGACGTTCGGATCAAGGCGGCTCCTAGCGCCGAGGAATTTCAGTTAGTTAACGAAACGTTTAATACGATGATGGCGGATATTCAGCAGCTGCGTATTGATGTATACGAGGAGCAGCTTAGTAAGCAAAAAGTGGAATTGCAGCATTTGCAGTTGCAAATCAATCCTCATTTTTTCATGAATTCCCTGAATATGATGTACAGCCTTGCTCAGGTGCGCAATTATGAGCTGATTCAAGAGCTGACGCTGTGTCTGGTGGGCTACTTCCGCTATATGTTCCGCAGCAACCTCAGCTTCGTTACGTTGAAGCAGGAGCTGGATCATGTAAGCAATTATATCCGCATTCAGGAGCTGCGTTACCCGGACAGCCTGACAAGCAGCATGGAGGCGCCTGATTATATGATGAACGCCAGTCTGCCGCCGCTCATTATTCAGTCCCTAGTTGAAAATGCTGTCAAATACGCTGTAACGCTGGATGAAGCGGTGCATATTCATATTCGTATAGAGCTTCTGGACACAACGGATGAACCGAAAATGCGAATGATCGTTCAGGACACGGGTAAAGGCTTTAATGAAGAGGTATTGAAGGAGCTTCAGGAGGGCCGAAAATTCATAAGGGAGCAAGGCGGGCAGGTTGGCATTTGGAACATTTGCGAGCGGCTGCGGCTGCTCTATGAAGGCCGAGCACAAATATCATTCGCCAATGCGCACGGCGGAGGGGCGATTGTTGAAATTATTTTGCCGATGAATGCGGAAACGGAACATAGCTAG